A single window of Calditerrivibrio sp. DNA harbors:
- a CDS encoding response regulator, producing MKTVLVVDDDPNIRLLLSDELWDRGYNVITAVDGDEALVSFSEEYVDIVILDIRMPKVSGIDVLRSIRNAKSAVPIIIYTANPDDLPDLSEYGNTVKITKSSDITPVIKQIESMLNVF from the coding sequence TTGAAAACAGTTTTGGTTGTGGATGATGATCCTAATATAAGATTGTTATTGAGTGACGAACTATGGGATAGAGGGTATAATGTTATCACCGCGGTGGATGGGGATGAAGCCCTGGTTTCTTTTTCTGAGGAGTATGTAGATATTGTTATCCTTGATATTAGGATGCCTAAGGTAAGTGGGATCGATGTTTTAAGGAGTATAAGAAATGCTAAATCTGCTGTTCCCATCATCATCTATACTGCCAATCCAGATGATCTGCCAGATTTATCTGAGTATGGTAATACAGTAAAAATAACCAAATCATCGGACATCACACCAGTTATCAAACAGATTGAGTCTATGCTTAATGTATTTTGA
- a CDS encoding rubredoxin: MEKFKCIVCEYVHTGEKPPKKCPVCGADETNFKKIKPQ; the protein is encoded by the coding sequence ATGGAAAAATTTAAGTGTATCGTATGTGAGTATGTTCATACAGGAGAAAAACCACCCAAGAAGTGTCCAGTATGTGGAGCTGACGAGACCAATTTTAAAAAGATAAAACCTCAATAG
- a CDS encoding type III pantothenate kinase gives MIFAVDIGNTNIVIGVFYKEELVFNSRLATDYHKTTDEYAAIIMLLLKNSNIEPTNIRGVIISSVVPQLVYTFTKFAKKYLNKDALVVGPGLKTGVPIKLENPKEVGSDRIVNAAAVLKHYRYPAIIVDFGTATTFDVINENGEYIGGVICPGVRLSATILHQKTAKLPEVEIEKCDKVIGTNTISSIKSGIFFGYLSLVDGIIQRIIDERFRGIDPCIIATGGLGSVFMGESKFLKRYDPNLTLNGLRVIYEKNS, from the coding sequence ATGATCTTTGCAGTGGATATAGGTAATACTAATATAGTGATTGGTGTGTTTTACAAGGAGGAGCTTGTTTTCAACTCTAGGTTAGCCACTGACTACCACAAAACAACTGATGAATATGCTGCTATTATCATGTTACTTTTAAAAAACAGTAACATAGAGCCAACCAATATTAGAGGTGTAATAATATCCTCTGTTGTGCCACAACTGGTCTATACTTTTACCAAGTTTGCTAAAAAGTATCTCAATAAAGATGCCTTAGTTGTTGGCCCTGGTCTCAAAACGGGTGTTCCAATAAAGCTTGAAAATCCTAAGGAAGTGGGTTCGGATAGAATAGTAAATGCAGCAGCAGTCTTAAAACATTATCGATATCCAGCTATTATTGTTGATTTCGGTACTGCAACAACTTTTGACGTGATCAATGAAAATGGTGAGTATATCGGTGGTGTGATTTGTCCCGGTGTAAGGCTTTCTGCTACTATTCTACATCAAAAGACAGCCAAGCTTCCCGAGGTGGAGATAGAAAAATGTGATAAGGTAATAGGTACAAATACAATAAGTTCTATAAAATCTGGTATTTTCTTTGGATATCTTTCCCTTGTGGATGGGATCATACAGAGGATTATTGATGAGCGTTTTAGGGGGATTGATCCTTGTATAATTGCTACGGGAGGGCTTGGGTCGGTTTTTATGGGTGAATCAAAATTTTTAAAGCGATATGATCCAAATCTTACTCTAAATGGTTTGAGGGTGATATATGAAAAGAATTCTTAA
- a CDS encoding lactate utilization protein, whose translation MNDIRRWHNSILAEKTVSALLKNGFAASYYESSDTALHYIDSVIAGYETIGIGGSMTVLRDLKILERDVCKNKVILNHNLPDISPEEKNDIRKRQQTCDLFITSSNAITEDGKLVNIDGVGNRVNAMLFGPKKALLIVGINKIVKCVDDGIKRIKRIASPMNAKRLGVNTPCAKLGYCVDCDSPQRICRVISIIEKKPIPSDIEVIIIGEHLGF comes from the coding sequence ATGAATGATATTAGACGTTGGCATAACAGCATTTTAGCAGAAAAGACTGTCAGTGCATTACTAAAAAATGGTTTTGCTGCTTCGTATTACGAAAGTAGTGATACTGCATTGCACTATATCGACAGTGTGATTGCTGGTTACGAGACAATCGGCATAGGTGGGTCTATGACTGTATTAAGAGACCTTAAGATTTTGGAGAGGGATGTTTGTAAGAACAAGGTTATTTTAAATCATAACTTGCCGGATATTTCTCCGGAAGAGAAGAATGATATCAGAAAGAGACAACAGACTTGTGATCTATTTATCACTTCATCGAATGCTATAACAGAAGATGGAAAGCTGGTGAATATAGATGGTGTTGGTAATAGGGTAAACGCAATGCTCTTTGGCCCAAAAAAAGCACTCTTGATTGTGGGTATAAATAAGATTGTAAAGTGTGTAGATGATGGGATTAAAAGGATAAAAAGAATTGCATCGCCCATGAATGCTAAAAGGTTAGGTGTAAATACCCCATGTGCTAAATTGGGCTATTGTGTGGATTGTGATTCACCTCAGAGGATATGTAGGGTAATATCAATAATCGAAAAGAAACCTATTCCTTCGGATATAGAGGTGATTATAATAGGTGAGCATCTTGGTTTTTAA
- a CDS encoding biotin--[acetyl-CoA-carboxylase] ligase, whose amino-acid sequence MYFELPRCNLFKRLFLFDEIDSTNSEALGGNYPFYSVILAKKQRRGKGRSGRVWLSQEDNLFFSLVLPPLEIENLLPLNIVSGYSVCEALRGYCEAFLKWPNDIVINGKKVGGILIETKFSGNNLEKVVVGIGVNVNQRYFPDELSNLATSLYLSKGTVYNLDEVFGSILLSFESFYDQLIKNSIDIIEKWCKYSYCVGKKIRIHYGGEKKEFTEIGINRAGELFVIDEAGEKKYLLFGDVYL is encoded by the coding sequence ATGTATTTTGAGTTACCCAGATGTAATTTATTTAAAAGGCTATTTCTGTTTGATGAAATAGATTCCACAAATTCAGAAGCTTTGGGTGGTAATTACCCTTTTTATTCTGTCATTCTTGCAAAAAAACAAAGAAGGGGGAAGGGGAGAAGTGGACGAGTTTGGTTATCGCAGGAAGACAATCTTTTTTTTAGTCTCGTTTTACCACCGCTGGAAATAGAGAATCTACTACCGTTGAATATTGTATCTGGGTATTCTGTTTGTGAAGCGTTAAGGGGATACTGTGAGGCTTTTCTTAAGTGGCCCAATGATATAGTGATAAATGGAAAAAAGGTTGGGGGTATATTGATAGAAACCAAGTTTTCAGGTAATAACTTGGAAAAGGTTGTGGTAGGTATAGGTGTCAATGTGAATCAACGTTATTTTCCAGATGAGCTTAGCAATTTGGCGACATCTCTTTATCTTTCTAAAGGTACTGTCTATAATCTTGATGAGGTGTTTGGATCTATTTTGTTGAGTTTTGAATCTTTTTATGATCAACTCATTAAAAATAGTATTGATATTATAGAAAAATGGTGTAAATATAGCTATTGTGTGGGCAAAAAGATTAGAATTCATTATGGTGGTGAGAAAAAGGAGTTTACTGAGATCGGAATAAATAGGGCAGGTGAGCTTTTTGTAATCGATGAAGCCGGTGAAAAAAAATATTTGCTATTTGGAGATGTTTATTTATGA
- a CDS encoding NifU family protein, producing the protein MTLKERVEEVLKKVRPTLQADGGDVELLGVTDDGVVKVQLTGACGSCPFSTMTLKHGIEMRLKNEIPEIKEVVSL; encoded by the coding sequence ATGACTTTAAAAGAAAGAGTAGAAGAGGTTTTAAAAAAGGTACGCCCGACATTGCAGGCTGATGGTGGTGATGTTGAGCTTTTGGGTGTAACAGATGATGGTGTTGTAAAGGTTCAGCTCACAGGTGCATGTGGTAGCTGCCCTTTTAGTACAATGACATTGAAACACGGTATAGAGATGAGACTAAAAAATGAGATCCCAGAGATAAAAGAGGTGGTATCTCTATAA
- a CDS encoding cysteine desulfurase codes for MIYLDNVAGTKPDKRVVDKMLPFITEKYGNPSAHFYPLGRESYLAIGEAREQVASLLNADVDEIIFTSCGTESNNLAIKGVANSFKYEGKNHIIISEIEHFSVQNVCVKLLNNGYRVTKIKVDNFGKVNLDDLRRSISDDTLLVSIMHANPEIGVIQDVETIGSICKERGVLFHVDAVASAGHVPIDVKRFNCDLLSIAGQNFYGPKGAGALYVKKGVHLSPLFDGGFQENGYRSGTENVPAIVGLGEAARIAKEVMSEYTAKMIKLRDKLINELKGMFSFLHITGDEKDRLPGHVSFWIEYIEGESLLLWYSLKGICAASGSACSSNILAEDEEELAASHVLTAIGVPNDICAGSITFSMSRWTEENEVDEVIRVTPEIVNRLCEMSPYYKKQ; via the coding sequence ATGATATATTTAGATAATGTTGCTGGAACAAAGCCTGATAAGCGTGTAGTCGATAAGATGCTACCATTTATCACCGAGAAGTATGGTAACCCCAGTGCCCATTTCTATCCATTAGGTAGGGAATCTTACTTGGCAATAGGTGAGGCTAGGGAACAGGTGGCTTCCCTTTTAAATGCTGATGTTGATGAAATTATTTTCACCTCCTGTGGTACAGAATCCAATAACCTTGCCATTAAGGGTGTGGCAAACAGTTTCAAGTATGAGGGTAAAAACCATATTATCATATCTGAGATTGAACATTTTTCTGTTCAAAATGTTTGTGTTAAGCTTTTAAACAATGGATATAGGGTCACAAAGATAAAGGTTGATAATTTTGGTAAGGTAAACCTGGATGATTTAAGAAGATCGATTTCTGATGATACACTGTTAGTATCTATAATGCATGCAAATCCAGAGATAGGAGTTATACAGGATGTGGAAACCATAGGTAGTATCTGTAAAGAAAGAGGGGTACTTTTTCATGTGGATGCTGTGGCTTCAGCAGGTCATGTTCCTATTGATGTTAAGCGGTTTAACTGTGATCTCCTGAGCATAGCTGGTCAGAATTTTTATGGTCCAAAGGGTGCAGGCGCATTATATGTGAAAAAAGGGGTTCATCTATCTCCACTTTTTGATGGTGGGTTTCAAGAAAATGGTTATAGAAGTGGTACAGAAAATGTGCCAGCAATAGTTGGTCTTGGTGAAGCAGCAAGGATTGCAAAAGAGGTGATGTCTGAATATACTGCAAAGATGATCAAGCTAAGGGATAAGCTGATTAATGAATTAAAGGGTATGTTTAGTTTCTTACATATTACTGGTGATGAAAAGGATAGGTTGCCAGGGCATGTCAGTTTCTGGATAGAGTATATAGAGGGGGAGTCGCTACTGTTGTGGTATTCCCTCAAAGGGATCTGTGCTGCGAGTGGTTCGGCTTGTTCTTCAAATATCCTTGCTGAGGATGAAGAAGAGTTAGCAGCATCCCATGTGTTAACTGCCATCGGAGTTCCAAACGATATATGTGCAGGTTCTATCACATTTTCAATGTCAAGATGGACTGAGGAAAATGAAGTTGATGAGGTAATTAGGGTGACGCCAGAGATAGTTAATAGACTTTGTGAGATGTCACCATACTATAAAAAACAGTAG
- a CDS encoding GGDEF domain-containing protein — MNTKTVANTIGLIVIEAIKDIRSKKIPLTANTLANSLKENEEFNKLFLNFSDSEILEEIKYFLIDKCTFFYSVLNIQDFLQLKENLEKDKNTENIKNYTIKTISLVAEYLDKAINIQSRLKSIIDEIVIRFDKTSITLNNILEENSTVLKKDIEDDQKIASELTTVNDLIINESSLEILKEMVLSRVDKLSKDISKKIEFKNDALQNIEQKRATVNKELSEYKNKEQELVKLKKEVEKYKMESVTDSLTGLFNRKFMNKRLAEEVERTKRYNTTFSLVFTDIDDFKKINDFYGHIVGDFVLKYLADIIKSELRKVDYAFRYGGEEMVILLTEANLENAIKFANRLLETVRNTVFRYKNEELKITISIGVAEYKKGESIEQLIERADLAMLKAKREGKNRVIGG, encoded by the coding sequence ATGAACACAAAAACAGTCGCCAACACAATAGGTCTTATTGTTATCGAGGCTATAAAAGACATCAGAAGTAAAAAAATCCCCCTCACTGCCAATACCCTTGCTAACTCTTTGAAAGAAAATGAGGAGTTTAACAAACTTTTTTTAAACTTTTCTGATAGTGAGATATTAGAGGAGATAAAATACTTCCTCATCGATAAATGTACATTCTTTTACTCAGTGCTTAACATACAGGATTTTTTACAGCTCAAGGAAAACCTTGAAAAGGATAAAAACACTGAAAACATAAAAAATTATACTATAAAAACAATATCCCTTGTAGCCGAATACTTAGATAAAGCTATAAACATTCAAAGTAGACTGAAAAGTATTATCGACGAAATAGTGATAAGGTTTGATAAAACTTCTATAACATTAAACAACATTTTAGAAGAAAACAGCACGGTTCTAAAGAAAGACATAGAGGATGATCAAAAGATAGCATCAGAACTTACCACTGTTAATGACCTGATCATAAACGAATCCTCCCTGGAGATACTAAAAGAGATGGTTCTAAGCAGGGTAGATAAATTGTCAAAAGATATCTCCAAAAAGATCGAATTTAAAAATGACGCTCTACAAAATATAGAACAGAAAAGAGCCACCGTTAATAAAGAGCTGTCTGAATACAAAAACAAAGAGCAGGAACTGGTCAAACTAAAAAAAGAAGTTGAAAAATACAAAATGGAATCTGTCACTGACTCCTTGACAGGCTTATTCAATAGAAAGTTTATGAACAAAAGATTAGCAGAAGAGGTAGAAAGAACAAAAAGATACAATACCACCTTTTCTTTAGTTTTTACAGATATCGATGATTTTAAGAAGATCAATGACTTTTATGGTCACATTGTCGGTGATTTTGTACTAAAATACCTTGCTGATATAATCAAATCTGAGCTTAGAAAAGTTGATTATGCTTTCAGATATGGCGGGGAAGAGATGGTTATTCTACTAACAGAAGCAAACCTTGAAAACGCCATCAAGTTTGCCAATAGGCTTCTTGAAACAGTGAGAAACACTGTTTTTAGGTATAAAAATGAGGAGCTAAAAATCACTATAAGTATAGGTGTAGCTGAATATAAAAAAGGTGAATCGATAGAACAACTCATAGAAAGGGCTGATTTAGCTATGCTCAAAGCCAAAAGAGAAGGTAAAAACAGAGTCATAGGTGGTTAA
- the nifU gene encoding Fe-S cluster assembly scaffold protein NifU: MVKGPYSEKVMDHFMNPRNMGEIEDANGVGEVGNPACGDVMKLFFKIDENGVIQDVKFKTFGCGAAIASSSMATELLKGKTVEEVLELTNSAIVEALDGLPPAKIHCSVMAEEAIEAALKDYYTRIGKDPSIVDEMKAKIKNRVKS; this comes from the coding sequence ATGGTAAAAGGACCATACAGTGAAAAAGTTATGGACCATTTTATGAACCCTAGAAATATGGGGGAGATTGAAGATGCCAATGGTGTAGGTGAAGTGGGTAATCCTGCCTGTGGCGATGTTATGAAACTTTTTTTCAAAATAGATGAAAATGGTGTTATACAAGATGTCAAGTTTAAGACTTTTGGATGTGGAGCTGCTATAGCATCTAGTTCTATGGCTACAGAGCTGCTTAAGGGTAAAACTGTCGAAGAGGTATTGGAGCTAACCAATAGTGCTATTGTTGAGGCGTTGGATGGTTTACCTCCTGCGAAGATACATTGCTCTGTCATGGCAGAGGAAGCTATAGAGGCTGCTTTAAAAGACTATTATACCAGAATAGGTAAGGATCCTTCGATAGTTGATGAGATGAAAGCTAAGATTAAAAATAGGGTGAAAAGTTAG
- a CDS encoding septum formation initiator family protein has product MRHLIFLLIVAGLVFYLLFATNGLIQYKELINIREKYRKESMEYDKKISQLKEEIELLKKNRDYLEMYIRKELNYKKNEEDLYIIINHDDSLHSKRDNKKN; this is encoded by the coding sequence ATGAGACATCTTATATTCTTATTGATAGTTGCTGGCCTTGTGTTTTATCTTTTGTTTGCAACAAACGGTCTTATACAATATAAGGAATTGATAAATATAAGAGAAAAGTACAGAAAAGAGTCGATGGAGTACGATAAAAAGATATCCCAACTTAAAGAAGAAATTGAACTCTTAAAAAAGAACAGAGACTATCTAGAAATGTATATCAGAAAAGAGTTAAACTATAAAAAAAATGAAGAGGACCTTTATATCATAATCAACCATGATGACAGCTTACACAGTAAAAGAGATAACAAAAAGAATTAA
- a CDS encoding GAF domain-containing protein — protein sequence MAQQFIEIVYELFSIKELHQFMDVALKRVRRLLNADAGSIFLYNDQEKTLVFKYTQNDSLEIPFREFSIPLDERSIAGYVGVNKTILNIKDAYQLDPSLPYRFNSDFDRFSGYKTKSMITIPLTNRKGDLIGVIQLINKKSEPFYFTENDELISNTLAGIVGISLENSLLYNEIENMWEGFIKASIQAIESRDPITRGHTERVTNLTLKIATEMSKAKDIFPDFNMDSDQYTMLKYACLLHDFGKIGVREHILQKAKKISKDKLEKIKYKIKYLKTIDNGIIPENSFELICKANEPTVLEGDVAHILDMLKDVHFEVDDGQKVPLIEEDEFVALSVKRGSLTDEERQEMEKHVLYTYIYLSAIPWTKELKDVPRIACMHHEKLDGSGYPFGLKGDEIHFYGRIMAIADIYDALTAKDRPYKKAVPTDIALDIIKKEAENNKLDINIVNFFIEKRLYE from the coding sequence ATGGCACAACAGTTTATAGAGATAGTTTATGAACTCTTCAGTATAAAAGAACTTCATCAGTTTATGGATGTTGCTCTAAAGAGGGTGAGGAGGTTGTTAAATGCTGATGCTGGTAGTATCTTTTTGTATAACGATCAGGAAAAAACATTGGTGTTTAAGTATACCCAAAACGATTCTTTGGAAATCCCTTTTAGAGAGTTTTCTATACCCCTTGATGAGAGAAGTATAGCTGGTTATGTGGGTGTAAACAAGACTATTTTGAACATCAAGGATGCTTATCAGTTAGATCCGTCTTTACCTTATCGTTTTAATAGTGACTTCGATAGATTTTCTGGGTACAAAACAAAATCGATGATTACCATCCCCCTTACTAACAGGAAAGGTGATCTAATAGGTGTAATTCAACTTATAAATAAAAAATCTGAGCCTTTCTATTTTACTGAAAACGACGAACTGATATCTAATACGTTGGCTGGTATTGTGGGGATATCTTTGGAAAACAGTCTCTTATATAATGAAATTGAAAATATGTGGGAAGGTTTTATAAAAGCGAGTATTCAGGCAATCGAATCAAGGGATCCCATTACAAGGGGTCACACAGAAAGGGTTACCAACCTTACTCTGAAGATAGCTACTGAGATGTCTAAGGCAAAGGATATTTTCCCAGATTTTAACATGGATAGTGACCAGTATACTATGCTTAAATATGCATGTCTGTTGCACGATTTTGGTAAGATAGGTGTAAGGGAACATATCTTGCAAAAAGCAAAAAAGATATCCAAAGATAAACTGGAAAAGATTAAATATAAGATTAAGTATTTAAAGACAATAGATAATGGTATTATACCTGAAAACTCTTTCGAGCTTATATGTAAGGCAAACGAGCCCACAGTGTTGGAGGGTGATGTGGCGCATATACTGGATATGCTAAAAGATGTTCATTTTGAAGTTGATGATGGCCAAAAAGTACCCCTCATAGAAGAGGATGAATTTGTAGCCCTAAGCGTTAAAAGAGGATCCCTTACCGATGAAGAGCGACAAGAGATGGAGAAGCATGTTTTGTATACATACATTTATCTTTCTGCAATACCTTGGACAAAGGAGCTAAAGGATGTGCCCAGGATTGCATGTATGCATCATGAAAAGCTTGATGGTAGTGGTTACCCTTTTGGTTTGAAAGGGGATGAAATACATTTTTATGGGAGGATTATGGCTATAGCAGATATATACGATGCTCTAACAGCTAAAGATAGGCCCTATAAAAAGGCTGTACCAACGGATATTGCCCTTGATATAATAAAAAAAGAGGCAGAAAATAATAAGCTTGATATAAATATTGTGAACTTTTTTATAGAAAAAAGATTATATGAGTAA
- a CDS encoding tetratricopeptide repeat protein, with product MKRILNVFILIVLLLGCSTKDKELAESHYRMGLAYLGSETDYLSIVEFEKALAINPDDDRVYYAISTFYIKKNRVSDAERYIKRAIELKPNELEYLNLLATIYATRNETLRAIDIWKKIGEDPKYPTPEVIFYNIASAYMQIRNYKEAEYYFKRSIEANPRVLSTYMVLADLYVQQKRFDEAANLYSQVISLNPTFNNAKLQLAKLYFSTNQSNKSIPLLKEIITSEPNSKEAKESIELLKEIGLR from the coding sequence ATGAAAAGAATTCTTAATGTTTTTATTTTAATTGTCCTCCTTTTGGGCTGCAGTACAAAGGATAAGGAGCTTGCAGAATCCCATTACAGAATGGGGCTTGCATATTTAGGTTCTGAGACCGACTATCTGTCTATTGTTGAGTTTGAAAAGGCATTAGCCATAAATCCTGATGATGATCGTGTATATTATGCGATTTCAACATTTTATATTAAAAAGAATAGAGTATCAGATGCAGAACGCTATATAAAACGTGCAATAGAGCTAAAGCCCAATGAACTAGAATACCTAAACCTACTTGCAACTATCTATGCCACAAGAAATGAAACGTTAAGAGCAATCGATATTTGGAAAAAAATAGGAGAAGATCCAAAGTATCCTACACCTGAGGTGATTTTTTATAATATTGCATCTGCCTATATGCAGATCAGAAATTACAAAGAAGCTGAGTACTATTTTAAAAGGTCTATAGAAGCTAACCCGAGGGTATTAAGTACCTATATGGTACTTGCAGATCTCTATGTTCAGCAGAAAAGATTTGATGAGGCTGCAAATTTATATAGTCAGGTGATATCTCTTAACCCAACTTTCAATAATGCAAAACTTCAACTTGCAAAGCTTTATTTTTCAACTAATCAAAGTAATAAATCTATCCCTCTATTAAAGGAGATCATTACTTCAGAGCCAAATTCAAAAGAAGCCAAAGAGTCCATTGAATTACTCAAAGAGATAGGTCTAAGATGA
- a CDS encoding DUF4416 family protein → MVFGGGARRPRNVILFNAVMYNSALGDHLEKLKDIFGEIIDQTDHFSFDHTDYYNKEFGEDLRKFFVLHRLFIQPDRIVEMKLKAIQLEEQYKKEGRRTINIDPGYVAIEKVVAASTKNFTHRIYMGKGIYADLQLSRRGNRYEPHSWTFEDYKKKDVLELFERARKLLMEGAL, encoded by the coding sequence ATGGTGTTTGGCGGCGGGGCAAGAAGACCCCGTAATGTTATATTGTTTAATGCAGTAATGTACAATTCAGCACTGGGGGATCATTTAGAAAAGTTAAAAGATATTTTTGGGGAGATTATAGATCAAACAGATCATTTCTCCTTTGATCATACAGACTATTATAACAAAGAATTTGGGGAAGATCTCAGAAAGTTTTTTGTTCTTCATAGATTATTTATCCAACCAGACAGAATTGTAGAAATGAAGTTAAAAGCTATACAGCTTGAAGAGCAATACAAAAAAGAAGGCAGAAGAACGATAAATATCGATCCGGGTTATGTTGCCATCGAAAAAGTCGTAGCAGCCAGCACAAAAAATTTTACCCATAGAATTTACATGGGCAAAGGCATCTATGCAGATCTTCAACTTTCAAGAAGAGGCAATAGATACGAGCCACATTCATGGACCTTTGAGGATTACAAAAAAAAAGATGTCTTAGAACTATTTGAAAGAGCAAGAAAACTACTTATGGAAGGTGCCCTATGA
- a CDS encoding DUF4115 domain-containing protein: protein MSRLGEILRAKREELGIELQKAAKDLRISITYLEAIEKGGYLLLPSYVHCYGFTKSYIRYLGLSEQEMMELFHLECKKSMFQPGTTQGDEEVYKEVNKEVDKDQLKKRIYLYLGISILFLLVASAYFFVVKKPETDDNSVTINITKDIDNRVLDNRSDNKTSVSDNSVMDNSNVLAQLESIDLSKDNKSDNKVLAKTIKLTFYNICWVNVRIDNQTELDFIAKPGYVKEFSFKEFFIINIGDASAIAINYEGQTIAGLGKPKESVKNLYFTVNNGKLTYTKK, encoded by the coding sequence ATGAGTAGGCTTGGTGAGATTTTGAGAGCTAAAAGAGAAGAATTGGGGATAGAACTTCAAAAGGCTGCTAAAGATCTGAGGATCTCTATAACTTATCTTGAAGCCATTGAAAAGGGGGGTTACCTGCTCTTGCCATCTTACGTTCACTGCTATGGCTTTACAAAAAGTTATATTAGATATCTGGGTTTATCTGAACAGGAGATGATGGAGTTGTTCCATCTTGAATGTAAGAAATCTATGTTTCAACCTGGTACTACTCAAGGGGATGAAGAGGTATATAAAGAGGTCAATAAAGAGGTGGATAAGGATCAATTGAAAAAAAGGATTTATCTATATTTAGGTATCTCGATTCTTTTTTTGCTGGTTGCTTCAGCATATTTCTTTGTGGTAAAAAAGCCAGAAACCGATGATAACAGTGTCACAATAAATATTACAAAAGATATTGATAATAGAGTTTTAGATAACCGTAGTGATAACAAAACCAGTGTTTCTGATAATTCTGTAATGGATAACAGTAATGTACTTGCTCAACTTGAAAGTATCGATTTATCAAAAGATAACAAATCTGATAATAAAGTTCTTGCTAAAACAATTAAGCTTACCTTTTACAATATCTGTTGGGTGAATGTGAGAATTGATAATCAAACTGAACTTGATTTTATAGCTAAACCTGGTTATGTGAAAGAGTTTAGTTTTAAAGAGTTTTTCATAATAAATATCGGTGATGCTTCTGCTATTGCTATCAACTATGAAGGACAAACAATAGCTGGTTTGGGCAAACCTAAGGAGTCAGTAAAAAATCTTTATTTCACTGTAAATAATGGTAAGCTTACCTATACAAAAAAATGA
- the hfq gene encoding RNA chaperone Hfq has product MSKKLNIQDVFLNFVRKKRIPVTIYLMNGVKMEGVVKGFDNFVVVIKDDSQKMIYKHAISTIAPNEEIQDITSLE; this is encoded by the coding sequence ATGAGCAAAAAACTTAATATCCAGGATGTTTTTTTGAATTTTGTTAGAAAAAAAAGGATACCTGTAACCATCTATCTGATGAATGGTGTCAAAATGGAAGGGGTGGTAAAAGGCTTTGACAACTTTGTTGTAGTGATCAAAGACGATTCCCAAAAGATGATCTATAAACATGCCATCTCCACAATAGCACCTAATGAAGAGATTCAGGATATAACCAGTTTAGAATAA